The Saccharopolyspora gloriosae genome has a segment encoding these proteins:
- a CDS encoding MBL fold metallo-hydrolase gives MEAYEQYTGHVEPGGAPAKRALDALTITKLSVGPMDNNAYLLTCRSTGDALLIDAANDSERLADLLGHDDDRPRLRTIVTTHQHGDHWQALGAVAGQTGCYTLAHPADAQALPVPPDRLVNHGDTVPVGDAELQVIHLRGHTPGSIALVYRDPAGHPHLFTGDSLFPGGVGKTNSPEEFNSLVDDVENRVFAELPDDTWFYPGHGDDSTLGEQRPHLAEWRERGW, from the coding sequence GTGGAGGCATACGAGCAGTACACCGGCCATGTCGAACCCGGCGGCGCCCCCGCCAAACGGGCGCTGGACGCATTGACGATCACGAAGTTGTCCGTCGGCCCGATGGACAACAACGCGTACCTGCTGACCTGTCGCAGCACCGGCGACGCGCTGCTGATCGACGCGGCGAACGACTCGGAACGGCTCGCGGACCTGCTGGGCCACGACGACGACCGGCCGCGGCTGCGCACCATCGTGACCACCCACCAGCACGGTGATCACTGGCAGGCGCTGGGCGCGGTCGCGGGCCAGACCGGCTGCTACACGCTGGCGCACCCGGCGGACGCCCAGGCTCTGCCGGTGCCGCCGGACCGCCTGGTGAACCACGGCGACACGGTCCCGGTCGGAGACGCCGAGCTGCAGGTCATCCACCTGCGCGGCCACACCCCCGGTTCCATCGCGCTCGTCTACCGCGACCCGGCCGGGCACCCGCACCTGTTCACCGGCGACTCGCTGTTCCCCGGTGGAGTCGGCAAGACGAACTCACCGGAGGAGTTCAACTCCCTGGTCGACGACGTGGAGAACCGGGTCTTCGCCGAACTCCCCGATGACACCTGGTTCTACCCGGGCCACGGCGACGACTCGACCCTCGGCGAACAGCGCCCCCACCTCGCGGAATGGCGCGAACGCGGCTGGTGA
- a CDS encoding maleylpyruvate isomerase family mycothiol-dependent enzyme, whose amino-acid sequence MADTVLGAGGTQVPTGPQHSTEQVTAALSAIEAGTQRLLAVGKAFDDASVRRPSLLPGWTRAHVLTHLARNADGLLNLLIWARTGAEHPMYASPADRDADIEEGSVRGHRLLLEDLVASHGRFAHAVRTLPESAWNAEVFAREPIPAHHVLRKRLLELWVHLVDLDHGFGFADIPEPDVEQLLEDAVQTFGGRPDVPAVTVVVDFPDGHLRTWELRGTTEPPTQVRGAPGAMLGWLLGRTGDQTLEGDAPELPVWL is encoded by the coding sequence ATGGCTGACACCGTTCTCGGCGCCGGCGGCACGCAGGTGCCCACCGGACCCCAGCACTCGACCGAACAGGTCACCGCCGCCCTGTCCGCGATCGAAGCAGGCACGCAACGCCTCCTTGCGGTCGGCAAGGCGTTCGACGACGCGAGCGTGCGACGGCCCAGCCTGCTACCGGGATGGACGCGGGCGCACGTGCTCACCCACCTGGCGCGCAACGCCGACGGCCTGCTGAACCTGCTGATCTGGGCGAGGACGGGCGCCGAGCACCCGATGTACGCCAGCCCCGCGGACCGGGACGCCGACATCGAGGAAGGTTCGGTGCGCGGTCACCGGCTGCTGCTGGAAGACCTGGTCGCCTCGCACGGCCGCTTCGCGCACGCGGTGCGCACGCTGCCGGAATCGGCGTGGAACGCCGAGGTCTTCGCCCGCGAACCGATCCCCGCCCACCACGTGCTGCGCAAACGCCTGCTGGAGCTGTGGGTGCACCTGGTCGACCTCGACCACGGTTTCGGCTTCGCCGACATCCCCGAGCCGGACGTCGAACAGCTGCTGGAGGACGCCGTCCAGACCTTCGGAGGCAGACCCGACGTGCCCGCCGTGACGGTCGTCGTGGACTTCCCCGACGGGCACCTGCGCACGTGGGAGCTGCGCGGCACCACCGAGCCGCCCACTCAGGTGCGCGGAGCACCCGGAGCGATGCTCGGCTGGCTGCTCGGACGGACCGGCGACCAGACCTTGGAAGGGGACGCGCCGGAGCTGCCGGTGTGGTTGTGA
- the uvrA gene encoding excinuclease ABC subunit UvrA yields MADRLVVRGAREHNLRGIDIDLPRDSLIVFTGLSGSGKSSLAFDTIFAEGQRRYVESLSAYARQFLGQMDKPDVDFIEGLSPAVSIDQKSTSRNPRSTVGTITEVHDYLRLLYARAGKPHCPACGELISKQTPQQIVDQVLAMPERTKFQVLAPVIRGRKGEYVDLFEQLQSQGYARARVDGVVHQLESPPTLKKQEKHDIAVVVDRLTVKANAKQRLTDSVETALRLADGLVLLEFVDVDENSPERERKFSEHLACPNGHPLGVDELEPRSFSFNSPYGACPDCAGLGIRKEVDPELVVPDEELSLGEGAIAPWAGGHTAEYFTRLLTSLSESVGFRMDAPWAKLPTKVKKAVLHGTTDQVHVRYKNRYGRQRSYYASYEGVIPFLERRLDQTESDYAREKYEGYMRDVPCPSCDGTRLKPEILAVTMENAEHGELSIAEVSALSVRECAAFLNALVLGHREEMIAGRVLKEVQARLGFLLDVGLDYLSLDRAAGTLSGGEAQRIRLATQIGSGLVGVLYVLDEPSIGLHQRDNHRLLETLSRLRDLGNTLIVVEHDEDTVRSADWVVDIGPGAGEHGGKVVHSGPYKELLDNEDSLTGDYLARRKRIPIPETRRKRDPKRQLTVVGAKEHNLGKIDVSFPLGCMVSVTGVSGSGKSTLVNDILASVLANKLNGARQVPGRHTRIKGVDQVDKLVQVDQSPIGRTPRSNPATYTGVFDRIRKLFAETTEAKVRGYLPGRFSFNVKGGRCEACAGDGTLKIEMNFLPDVYVPCEVCKGARYNRETLEVHYKGKTIAEVLDLPIEEAAEFFEPIKAIHRYLSTLVDVGLGYVRLGQPAPTLSGGEAQRVKLASELQKRSTGQTVYILDEPTTGLHFEDIRKLLGVVNGLVDKGNTVVVIEHNLDVIKTSDWLLDLGPEGGSGGGELVAQGTPEQVAEVEESYTGRYLAPILAEG; encoded by the coding sequence GTGGCCGACCGCCTCGTCGTCCGCGGCGCCCGCGAGCACAACCTGCGCGGGATCGACATCGACCTGCCGCGCGACAGCCTGATCGTGTTCACCGGCCTGTCCGGCTCCGGCAAGTCCAGCTTGGCCTTCGACACCATCTTCGCCGAAGGCCAGCGGCGTTACGTGGAGTCGCTGTCGGCGTACGCGCGGCAGTTCCTGGGGCAGATGGACAAGCCCGACGTGGACTTCATCGAGGGCCTGTCCCCGGCGGTGTCCATCGATCAGAAGTCCACCAGCCGCAACCCGCGTTCCACGGTGGGCACCATCACCGAGGTCCACGACTACCTGCGGCTGCTCTACGCCCGCGCGGGCAAGCCGCACTGCCCGGCCTGCGGTGAGCTGATCAGCAAGCAGACCCCGCAGCAGATCGTCGACCAGGTGCTGGCGATGCCGGAGCGCACCAAGTTCCAGGTGCTGGCGCCGGTGATCCGCGGCCGCAAGGGCGAGTACGTCGACCTGTTCGAGCAGCTCCAGTCGCAGGGTTACGCGCGTGCCCGCGTGGACGGCGTGGTGCACCAGCTGGAGTCGCCTCCGACGCTGAAGAAGCAGGAGAAGCACGACATCGCCGTGGTCGTGGACCGGCTCACGGTGAAGGCGAACGCGAAGCAGCGGCTCACCGACTCGGTGGAGACCGCGCTGCGGCTCGCCGACGGGCTGGTGCTGCTGGAGTTCGTCGACGTCGACGAGAACTCCCCTGAGCGGGAGCGGAAGTTCTCCGAGCACCTGGCTTGCCCGAACGGGCATCCGCTGGGCGTGGACGAACTGGAGCCGCGCTCGTTCTCCTTCAACTCCCCGTACGGCGCCTGCCCGGACTGCGCGGGCCTGGGCATCCGCAAGGAGGTCGACCCGGAACTCGTCGTGCCCGACGAGGAACTCTCGCTGGGCGAGGGTGCCATCGCGCCGTGGGCGGGCGGGCACACCGCCGAGTACTTCACCCGGCTGCTGACCTCGTTGTCGGAGTCGGTCGGGTTCCGGATGGACGCGCCGTGGGCCAAGCTGCCGACGAAGGTGAAGAAGGCGGTGCTGCACGGCACCACCGACCAGGTGCACGTGCGGTACAAGAACCGCTACGGGCGGCAGCGTTCCTACTACGCGTCCTACGAGGGCGTCATCCCGTTCCTGGAGCGGCGCCTCGACCAGACCGAATCGGACTACGCCCGCGAGAAGTACGAGGGCTACATGCGGGACGTGCCGTGCCCGTCGTGCGACGGGACGCGGCTCAAGCCGGAGATCCTCGCGGTCACGATGGAGAACGCCGAGCACGGCGAACTGTCCATCGCCGAGGTCAGCGCGTTGAGCGTGCGCGAGTGCGCGGCGTTCCTCAACGCACTGGTGCTGGGGCACCGGGAGGAGATGATCGCGGGCCGGGTGCTCAAGGAAGTGCAGGCCCGGCTGGGATTCCTGCTCGACGTGGGCTTGGACTACCTGTCGCTGGATCGTGCGGCGGGCACGCTCTCCGGCGGTGAGGCGCAGCGCATCCGGCTGGCCACCCAGATCGGTTCCGGCCTGGTCGGCGTGCTGTACGTGCTGGACGAGCCGTCGATCGGCCTGCACCAGCGGGACAACCACCGGCTGCTGGAGACGTTGAGCAGGCTGCGTGACCTGGGCAACACGCTCATCGTCGTCGAGCACGACGAGGACACCGTGCGCAGTGCCGACTGGGTCGTCGACATCGGCCCGGGCGCCGGTGAGCACGGCGGCAAGGTCGTGCACAGCGGCCCGTACAAGGAGCTGCTGGACAACGAGGATTCGCTGACGGGCGACTACTTGGCCCGCCGCAAGCGGATCCCGATCCCGGAGACCCGGCGCAAGCGCGACCCGAAGCGGCAGCTGACCGTGGTGGGCGCCAAGGAGCACAACCTCGGCAAGATCGACGTGTCGTTCCCGCTGGGCTGCATGGTCTCGGTCACCGGCGTGTCCGGTTCGGGGAAGTCCACGCTGGTCAACGACATCTTGGCGTCGGTGCTGGCGAACAAGCTCAACGGTGCACGTCAGGTCCCCGGCAGGCACACCCGGATCAAGGGCGTGGACCAGGTCGACAAGCTCGTGCAGGTGGACCAGTCGCCGATCGGCCGCACCCCGCGGTCGAACCCGGCGACCTACACCGGCGTGTTCGACCGGATCCGGAAGCTGTTCGCGGAGACGACGGAGGCGAAGGTCCGCGGCTACCTGCCCGGCCGGTTCTCCTTCAACGTGAAGGGCGGCCGTTGCGAGGCGTGCGCGGGCGACGGCACCTTGAAGATCGAGATGAACTTCTTGCCGGACGTGTACGTGCCGTGCGAGGTGTGCAAGGGCGCCCGGTACAACCGCGAAACGCTGGAAGTGCACTACAAGGGCAAGACGATCGCCGAGGTGCTGGACCTGCCGATCGAGGAGGCCGCGGAGTTCTTCGAGCCGATCAAGGCGATCCACCGCTACCTGAGCACCCTGGTGGACGTCGGTCTCGGTTACGTGCGGCTCGGCCAGCCCGCGCCGACGCTGTCCGGCGGTGAGGCACAGCGGGTGAAACTGGCCAGCGAGCTGCAGAAGCGCTCCACCGGCCAGACCGTCTACATCCTCGACGAGCCGACGACGGGCCTGCACTTCGAGGACATCCGCAAGCTGCTCGGCGTGGTCAACGGCCTCGTGGACAAGGGCAACACGGTGGTCGTGATCGAGCACAACCTGGACGTCATCAAGACCTCCGACTGGCTGCTCGACCTCGGTCCGGAAGGCGGCTCGGGCGGCGGCGAACTCGTCGCCCAGGGCACCCCGGAACAGGTCGCCGAAGTCGAGGAGAGCTACACGGGCCGCTACCTGGCCCCGATCCTCGCCGAAGGCTGA
- a CDS encoding lactonase family protein, giving the protein MPRPDQNPPFTSAMRRRSFLGVLAGASALPLLSPLTAAAGPRATTTAYVGSLTSAEPVGRGLEVAGFDAATGKLTSTAVVEGVPDASFFAFSPDGRILYTTNEQEQGKVTALSLADPAAPAVLGSVTTGGSGTTHLTVHPDGYLLTANYTDGTVSAHPIEPDGRIGEATDLVRHEAAEPHAHQVLIAPGGLVVAVDLGADAVFVYALENGKLVQRQKLTVPTGTGPRHLAWHPDGKRAYLLAEYASTITVLDWDGAAFTAGQVLGTRDEGATGENFPAEIAVSGDGTHVYASNRGDDTIAVFAVRDDGLERLGSTPTGGQWPRHFAFEPGESALHVVNQRSGTITRLARDAGTGLLSPAAESGAFGGAVVLAFAG; this is encoded by the coding sequence GTGCCCCGTCCCGACCAGAATCCGCCGTTCACGTCAGCGATGCGCCGCCGCAGCTTCCTCGGCGTGCTGGCCGGAGCGAGCGCGTTGCCGCTGCTGTCCCCGCTGACCGCGGCGGCCGGGCCGCGCGCGACGACGACGGCGTACGTGGGCAGCCTGACCTCCGCCGAACCCGTGGGCCGCGGGCTGGAAGTGGCCGGATTCGACGCCGCGACCGGGAAACTGACCTCGACGGCCGTGGTCGAGGGAGTGCCGGATGCGTCGTTCTTCGCCTTCTCCCCCGACGGCCGGATCCTCTACACGACCAACGAGCAGGAGCAGGGCAAGGTCACCGCACTGAGCCTCGCCGACCCGGCCGCACCGGCGGTACTCGGCAGCGTGACGACCGGCGGCTCCGGCACGACGCACCTGACCGTGCACCCGGACGGCTACCTGCTGACAGCGAACTACACCGACGGCACCGTCTCCGCGCACCCCATCGAACCCGACGGGCGCATCGGCGAGGCGACCGACCTGGTGCGCCACGAGGCCGCCGAACCGCACGCCCATCAGGTCCTCATCGCCCCCGGCGGCTTGGTGGTGGCTGTGGACCTCGGTGCGGACGCGGTCTTCGTTTACGCGCTGGAGAACGGGAAACTCGTGCAGCGCCAGAAGCTCACCGTCCCCACCGGGACCGGGCCGCGACACCTCGCCTGGCACCCGGACGGTAAGCGCGCCTACCTCCTCGCCGAATACGCCTCGACGATCACCGTGCTGGACTGGGACGGCGCGGCCTTCACCGCCGGGCAGGTCCTCGGCACCCGCGATGAGGGCGCGACAGGTGAGAACTTCCCCGCCGAGATCGCGGTCTCCGGCGACGGAACGCACGTGTACGCCTCGAACCGGGGCGACGACACGATCGCCGTGTTCGCCGTGCGCGACGACGGCCTCGAACGGCTCGGCAGCACCCCGACCGGCGGGCAGTGGCCGCGACACTTCGCGTTCGAGCCGGGCGAATCGGCGCTGCACGTGGTGAATCAGCGCTCCGGCACGATCACCCGGCTGGCGCGGGACGCGGGCACCGGGCTGCTCTCGCCCGCCGCCGAATCCGGGGCGTTCGGCGGTGCCGTGGTGCTCGCCTTCGCTGGCTGA
- a CDS encoding IS30 family transposase yields the protein MSRRDAAARVGVHVRTAADWDRGIRKIGDARVHPDGHRIDYNTAVTSGSVLSLAVVEAELHPRFLTVTERETIADLWRQGESLRAIGRVLGRSPSTVKREIDNRSVAGEYQPHRAQRAWAASRARPKASKLAQHGPLRDYVTAGLQQRWSPEQICHALVTEFPDDEGMRVSPETIYQAIYIQARGGLRRELADALRTGRTRRALHRSPEQRTPRFDDMVMISERPPQIEDRAVPGHWEGDLIVGTRNESAIVTLVERSTRYVLLGHLPGRHTAEAVRDVLIPLIKTLPEHLRGSLTWDQGCEMAAHKQFTITTGVPVYFCDPHSPWQRGTNENTNGLLRQYFPKGTDLRIHSPEDLEHVAQQLNNRPRKTLGWHTPAQRLRDLLTTT from the coding sequence GTGTCGAGGCGGGATGCTGCGGCACGGGTCGGGGTGCATGTGCGCACTGCCGCTGATTGGGATCGGGGGATCCGCAAGATCGGTGATGCCCGGGTGCACCCGGACGGGCACAGGATCGACTACAACACCGCTGTGACTAGTGGATCAGTGTTGTCGTTGGCGGTGGTCGAAGCTGAGCTGCACCCCCGGTTTTTGACGGTGACGGAACGGGAAACGATCGCTGACTTGTGGCGGCAGGGCGAGTCGTTGCGGGCGATCGGGCGTGTTTTGGGCCGGTCGCCCTCCACGGTCAAACGCGAGATCGACAACCGCAGCGTCGCCGGCGAATATCAGCCGCACCGGGCGCAGCGGGCATGGGCCGCCAGCCGCGCACGCCCGAAGGCCTCCAAACTCGCCCAACACGGCCCGTTACGCGACTACGTCACCGCCGGCCTGCAGCAACGATGGTCACCAGAGCAAATCTGTCACGCTCTGGTCACCGAGTTCCCCGACGACGAAGGCATGCGGGTGAGTCCCGAAACGATCTACCAAGCCATCTACATCCAGGCACGAGGCGGGTTACGGCGCGAACTCGCCGACGCGCTGCGCACCGGACGCACCCGCCGCGCACTACACCGCAGCCCCGAACAGCGCACGCCCCGATTCGACGACATGGTGATGATCTCCGAACGCCCACCACAGATCGAAGACCGGGCCGTGCCCGGCCACTGGGAAGGCGACCTGATCGTCGGCACCCGCAACGAAAGCGCGATCGTGACCCTGGTCGAACGCTCCACCCGCTACGTCCTGCTCGGACACCTGCCCGGCAGACACACCGCCGAAGCCGTCCGCGACGTCCTGATCCCCCTGATCAAAACCCTGCCCGAACACCTCCGCGGCTCCCTGACCTGGGACCAAGGCTGCGAAATGGCCGCACACAAACAGTTCACCATCACCACCGGAGTCCCGGTCTACTTCTGCGACCCCCACTCACCCTGGCAACGCGGAACGAACGAGAACACCAACGGACTCCTGCGCCAATACTTCCCCAAAGGCACCGACCTCCGCATCCACAGCCCCGAAGACCTCGAACACGTCGCCCAACAACTCAACAACCGACCACGCAAAACACTCGGCTGGCACACCCCAGCCCAACGCCTCCGTGATCTACTCACCACCACATAA
- a CDS encoding NADP-dependent oxidoreductase: protein MRAIGQDVLGGPEVLHETTVPRPAPLPTEVLVRVVSAGVNPVDWKTRGGGGMAGVLGEPPFVLGWDVSGIVEETGFGVHTLTAGDEVYGMPWFPRQAGAYAEYVTAPARQFTRKPATLNHDQAAGVPLAALTAWQSLVDLAGISRGQRLLVHAASGGVGHFAVQIAKHFGAHVIGTAGAGKHEWVRELGADEVIDYRATRFEEVTGDIDVVLDLVGDGVDDTSTRSLDVLKPDGLLIAVPSGVAPELLERALQRGVRATGYLVEPDGTALHRLGELIDDGTISVEIDEVLPLAQAAEAHRRGERGQVRGKQVLRVAP from the coding sequence ATGCGGGCCATCGGCCAGGACGTACTCGGCGGACCGGAGGTGCTGCACGAGACGACCGTGCCGCGACCGGCCCCACTGCCCACCGAGGTGCTGGTGCGCGTCGTCTCCGCCGGGGTGAACCCGGTGGACTGGAAGACCCGCGGCGGCGGTGGCATGGCGGGCGTGCTCGGCGAGCCGCCGTTCGTCCTCGGCTGGGACGTCTCCGGCATCGTCGAGGAAACCGGGTTCGGCGTGCACACCCTGACCGCCGGGGACGAGGTGTACGGCATGCCGTGGTTCCCGCGCCAGGCAGGCGCCTACGCGGAATACGTGACCGCGCCCGCCCGCCAGTTCACCCGCAAGCCCGCGACGCTGAACCACGACCAGGCCGCCGGAGTGCCGTTGGCGGCGTTGACGGCGTGGCAGAGCCTGGTGGATCTCGCCGGGATCTCCCGTGGACAGCGGCTGCTGGTGCACGCGGCATCCGGCGGTGTGGGGCATTTCGCGGTGCAGATCGCCAAGCACTTCGGCGCGCACGTGATCGGGACGGCCGGCGCGGGCAAGCACGAGTGGGTTCGCGAGCTCGGCGCCGACGAGGTGATCGACTACCGGGCGACGCGCTTCGAAGAGGTCACCGGCGACATCGACGTGGTCCTGGACCTGGTCGGTGACGGCGTGGACGACACCAGCACCCGATCGCTCGACGTGCTCAAGCCGGACGGCCTGCTGATCGCGGTGCCTTCGGGTGTGGCGCCGGAGCTGCTGGAGCGGGCGCTGCAGCGCGGTGTTCGCGCCACCGGCTACCTGGTCGAGCCAGACGGGACCGCGCTGCACCGGCTCGGTGAGCTCATCGACGACGGCACGATCTCCGTGGAGATCGACGAGGTGCTGCCGCTCGCGCAGGCCGCCGAAGCCCACCGGCGCGGCGAACGGGGGCAAGTCCGCGGCAAACAGGTCCTCCGCGTCGCCCCCTGA
- a CDS encoding GntP family permease, with translation MDGLVHWLQQETSGLLTLCAAGIAALLLMIIRFRVEPFIALIITGLLLALVAGVPVTDLVGSAQKSSESLLESGFGSILGHITAIVGLGAILGSILEASGGAQLLTRRLLAAFGENRAPLAMGLSGLLFGVPVFFDIGIFVLAPLVYTAARQGGRSILLYCLPLVAGLSMTHAFLPPHPGPVVAAGLLGVDLGWIILMGLACGIPAFVVAGVLFPSWIGKRIHVEVPDTAPPAELTSESGDEPKLGVVAFVIGLPMLLILGGTFASITLPAGAALDALTLLGNPVVALTIAVLTAFWLLGTRRGLTGPDLATLTAAALRPLGMILLVVGAGGFFGKVLSETGVGDALAGSLQASGLPLIVSAYVISSGMRIAQGSATVAIVTTGGIVAPLLADAGYSQPRLALIAVAIAAGSIIASHVNDGGFWIISRYFGISVKDMLKTWTVLETILSLTGFAMAVLLSLLV, from the coding sequence GTGGATGGTTTAGTGCACTGGTTGCAGCAGGAGACCTCGGGTCTGCTGACGTTGTGCGCGGCAGGCATCGCCGCGTTGCTGCTGATGATCATCCGCTTTCGAGTGGAGCCGTTCATCGCACTGATCATCACCGGGCTGCTGCTCGCCCTCGTCGCCGGAGTCCCGGTCACCGACCTCGTCGGTTCCGCGCAGAAGAGCAGCGAATCACTACTGGAGAGCGGATTCGGCAGCATCCTCGGGCACATCACCGCCATCGTCGGGCTCGGCGCCATCCTCGGGTCGATCCTGGAGGCCTCGGGCGGCGCGCAACTGCTGACCCGCAGGCTGCTCGCCGCCTTCGGGGAGAACCGGGCACCGCTGGCGATGGGCCTGTCCGGGCTGCTGTTCGGCGTTCCGGTGTTCTTCGACATCGGCATCTTCGTGCTCGCGCCGCTCGTCTACACCGCCGCCCGGCAAGGCGGGCGCTCGATCCTGCTGTACTGCCTGCCACTGGTCGCGGGCCTGTCGATGACCCACGCGTTCCTGCCGCCGCACCCTGGACCCGTGGTGGCCGCCGGGCTGCTGGGAGTCGACCTCGGCTGGATCATCCTGATGGGCCTGGCCTGCGGCATTCCCGCGTTCGTCGTGGCGGGCGTGCTGTTCCCGTCCTGGATCGGCAAGCGGATCCACGTGGAGGTCCCGGACACCGCGCCGCCCGCCGAGCTCACCTCCGAGTCCGGCGACGAACCGAAGCTGGGCGTCGTCGCATTCGTCATCGGGCTGCCGATGCTGCTGATCCTCGGCGGCACCTTCGCCAGCATCACGCTGCCCGCCGGTGCGGCGCTGGACGCGCTGACGTTGCTGGGCAATCCGGTCGTGGCGCTGACGATCGCGGTCCTGACGGCGTTCTGGCTGCTGGGCACCAGGCGCGGCCTCACCGGGCCTGATCTGGCCACGCTGACGGCGGCGGCGCTGCGGCCGCTGGGCATGATCCTGCTGGTCGTCGGCGCGGGCGGGTTCTTCGGCAAGGTGCTGTCCGAGACCGGAGTGGGCGACGCGCTCGCCGGATCGCTGCAGGCCTCCGGGCTGCCGCTGATCGTGTCGGCGTACGTGATCAGCTCCGGGATGCGGATCGCGCAGGGCTCGGCGACGGTGGCGATCGTGACCACCGGCGGCATCGTGGCGCCGCTGCTGGCCGATGCCGGGTACTCGCAGCCGCGGTTGGCGTTGATCGCGGTGGCGATCGCGGCCGGTTCGATCATCGCCTCGCACGTCAACGACGGCGGGTTCTGGATCATCTCGCGGTATTTCGGGATCTCCGTGAAGGACATGCTCAAGACCTGGACGGTGCTGGAGACGATCCTGTCGCTCACCGGCTTCGCCATGGCGGTCCTGCTGAGTCTGCTGGTGTAG
- a CDS encoding amidohydrolase family protein, which produces MDVVFRAATVVDGSGQERYRGDVAVRGERIGEIGPPGTLDGRRVIDADGLVLAPGFIDMHSHSDLQILAEPEHLAKVSQGVTLEVLGQDGLSYAPVDDATLAAVRAQIAGWNDDPPGFDWNWRGVGEYLARLDTGIAVNAAYLVPQGTLRMLCVGHDDREATAAELDRMRQVLADSLAEGAVGMSSGLTYTPGMYASDAELTELCRVVAAHGGFYSPHHRSYGAGALTAYAEMIEVSRSSGCPLHLAHATMNFEVNRGRAPDLLSLVDDALAAGADITLDSYPYLPGATSLHALLPSWAAEGGVEATLVRLRDPAERRRIRHTMEVAGSDGCHGVPIDWNTIEINGVRDAERNGHLVGRSIADSARASGVEPIEVFFDVLVSERLGTSCLMHVGHEENVRAIMRHPAHTGGSDGLLVGARPHPRAWGTFPRYLGHYVRELGVLGLEECVRHLTSRATDRLRLPDRGRVREGAVADLVLFDPGTIADTATFDEPRSTATGMHQVLVNGTPVLDSGQRTDALPGRAVRRTS; this is translated from the coding sequence ATGGACGTGGTGTTCCGCGCGGCGACGGTCGTCGACGGTTCCGGACAGGAGCGCTACCGCGGCGACGTCGCGGTCCGCGGTGAGCGGATCGGCGAGATCGGCCCGCCGGGAACGCTCGACGGGCGGCGGGTGATCGATGCGGACGGGCTGGTGCTCGCGCCCGGTTTCATCGACATGCACTCGCACTCCGACCTGCAGATCCTCGCCGAGCCCGAACACCTGGCGAAGGTCTCCCAAGGCGTGACGCTGGAGGTGCTGGGCCAGGACGGGCTGTCCTACGCGCCGGTCGACGACGCGACGCTGGCGGCGGTGCGGGCGCAGATCGCGGGCTGGAACGACGATCCGCCCGGTTTCGACTGGAACTGGCGCGGCGTCGGCGAGTACCTCGCGCGGCTCGACACCGGGATCGCGGTCAACGCGGCGTACCTGGTTCCGCAGGGCACGCTGCGGATGCTGTGCGTCGGACACGACGACCGGGAGGCCACGGCCGCCGAGCTGGACCGGATGCGGCAGGTGCTCGCGGACTCGCTCGCTGAAGGCGCCGTCGGCATGTCCTCGGGGCTGACCTACACCCCGGGCATGTACGCCTCGGACGCGGAGCTGACCGAGCTGTGCCGGGTCGTGGCCGCGCACGGCGGTTTCTACAGCCCGCACCACCGCAGTTACGGCGCGGGAGCGCTCACGGCCTACGCCGAGATGATCGAGGTGAGCCGGTCCTCCGGCTGTCCGCTGCACTTGGCGCACGCCACGATGAACTTCGAGGTGAACCGGGGCCGCGCGCCCGACCTGCTGTCCCTTGTGGACGATGCGCTCGCCGCCGGTGCGGACATCACGCTGGACAGCTACCCGTACCTGCCGGGGGCGACCTCGCTGCACGCGCTGCTGCCCAGCTGGGCCGCCGAAGGCGGGGTCGAGGCGACGCTGGTCAGGCTGCGCGATCCCGCCGAGCGGCGGCGGATCCGGCACACCATGGAGGTCGCGGGCTCCGACGGCTGCCACGGGGTGCCGATCGACTGGAACACCATCGAGATCAACGGGGTGCGCGACGCCGAGCGCAACGGGCACCTGGTCGGGCGCAGCATCGCCGACTCCGCCCGAGCCTCCGGCGTGGAACCCATCGAGGTGTTCTTCGACGTGCTGGTGTCCGAGCGGCTCGGCACTTCCTGCCTGATGCACGTCGGGCACGAGGAGAACGTGCGCGCGATCATGCGCCACCCCGCGCACACCGGCGGCAGCGACGGGCTGCTGGTGGGCGCCCGGCCGCACCCGCGCGCCTGGGGGACTTTTCCGCGCTACCTGGGGCATTACGTGCGGGAACTGGGCGTGCTGGGCCTGGAGGAATGCGTTCGGCACCTCACTTCGCGGGCCACGGACCGGTTGCGGCTGCCCGACCGCGGGCGCGTCCGGGAAGGCGCGGTCGCGGATCTGGTGCTGTTCGACCCGGGCACGATCGCCGACACCGCCACCTTCGACGAACCCCGTAGCACGGCCACGGGGATGCATCAGGTGCTGGTCAACGGGACGCCCGTCCTCGACTCCGGGCAGCGCACCGACGCACTGCCCGGTCGTGCGGTACGCCGCACCTCCTGA